From the Patagioenas fasciata isolate bPatFas1 chromosome Z, bPatFas1.hap1, whole genome shotgun sequence genome, one window contains:
- the SKOR2 gene encoding SKI family transcriptional corepressor 2 encodes MATSPLPGPTDILLPSPSSAYPPDPMNQPRAGHAAMKPNQVGQVILYGIPIVSLVIDGQERLCLAQISNTLLKNFSYNEIHNRRVALGITCVQCTPVQLEILRRAGAMPISSRRCGMITKREAERLCKSFLGENRPPKLPDNFAFDVSHECAWGCRGSFIPARYNSSRAKCIKCSYCSMYFSPNKFIFHSHRTPDAKYTQPDAANFNSWRRHLKLTDKSPQDELVFAWEDVKAMFNGGSRKRALPPAPPAPAAAAPAACHPLGSVKAAAAVVGGGLLSPHLLAAPPELHQKRPRFEEDEELQEAVAAAAHGGKSPRSYPVIPVPSKGSFGGVLQKFPGCGGLFPHPYGFPAAAFGLCHKKEEGGGGGADALGGAAAHKGGGAAAGGGLSGLFWPGRKDAAFYPPFCMFWPPRTPGGLPVPTYLQPPPQPPGALGCSLSDGAGLLRQAFLDLSEPGEAGSAGLGTATAGMGTPPAPAPPPAPAAAAAAAARDPLFESPPGGGGAEPASPAASEGGGGGGGGGRVPAHHPHLLEAAGGRKAGGGYHHSSAFRPVGGKEDSESLAKLHGGGPPRSASPLQLLLPPPPPPPEEAGCERHPLPPPPHPPHRLLSPGGTSCSFASEDSSEEEDEDEEEDEPEVDVEGHKPLEEEEEDEEGEEEPRGGDPLAAGGRFPPARGLPEKGGRERPAAGPFPRPPAEEKPGEGPVSAQPPPRAGSGGSSPANHPSLEEQPSYKDNQKSKENNQVILPTKEDTFSDKNKEHNFFMTDSEPSGGDFWRDIAGEHTQETNSPHSLKKDVENMGKEELQKVLFEQIDLRRRLEQEFQVLKGNASFPVFNNFQDQMKRELAYREEMVQQLQIIPYAASLIRKEKLGAHLSKS; translated from the exons ATGGCGACCAGCCCGCTGCCCGGCCCCACCGACATCTTGCTGCCCTCCCCGTCCAGCGCATACCCGCCGGACCCCATGAACCAGCCGAGGGCCGGCCACGCCGCCATGAAGCCCAACCAAGTGGGGCAGGTGATCCTCTACGGCATCCCCATCGTCTCCTTGGTCATCGACGGGCAGGAGAGGTTGTGCCTGGCGCAGATCTCCAACACTCTCCTTAAAAACTTCAGCTATAACGAGATCCACAACCGGCGGGTGGCTCTGGGCATCACCTGCGTGCAGTGCACACCAGTGCAGCTGGAGATCCTCCGGCGGGCCGGGGCCATGCCCATCTCCTCCCGTCGCTGCGGGATGATCACCAAACGGGAGGCGGAGCGGCTCTGCAAGTCCTTCTTGGGGGAGAACCGGCCCCCCAAACTGCCGGATAACTTCGCCTTCGACGTGTCCCACGAGTGCGCCTGGGGCTGCCGAGGAAGCTTCATCCCTGCCCGTTACAACAGCTCCCGGGCCAAGTGCATCAAGTGCAGCTACTGCAGCATGTACTTCTCCCCCAACAAGTTCATCTTCCACTCCCACCGCACCCCCGACGCCAAGTACACCCAGCCCGACGCCGCCAACTTCAACTCCTGGCGCCGGCACCTCAAGCTCACCGACAAAAGCCCCCAGGACGAGCTGGTCTTTGCCTGGGAGGATGTCAAGGCCATGTTCAACGGCGGCAGCCGCAAGCGGGCCCTCCCGCCCGCccctcccgcccccgccgccgccgcccccgccgcctgccACCCGCTGGGCTCGGTGAAGGCGGCGGCCGCCGTGGTGGGCGGCGGGTTGCTGAGCCCGCACCTCCTGGCCGCTCCGCCCGAGCTGCACCAGAAGCGGCCGCGCTTCGAGGAGGacgaggagctgcaggaggccgtggcggcggcggcgcacGGCGGCAAAAGCCCACGGAGCTACCCGGTCATCCCGGTGCCCAGCAAGGGCTCCTTCGGCGGCGTGCTCCAGAAGTTCCCTGGTTGCGGAGGGCTCTTCCCGCACCCTTACGGCTTCCCCGCCGCCGCCTTCGGTCTCTGTCACAAGAAGGAggagggaggcggcggcggggccgatgccctcggcggggcggcggcgcacaagggcggcggggccgcggctgGCGGCGGCCTCTCGGGGCTCTTCTGGCCGGGCAGGAAAGACGCCGCCTTCTACCCGCCTTTCTGCATGTTCTGGCCGCCCCGCACACCGGGCGGGCTGCCGGTACCCACCTACCtgcagccgccgccgcagccccCCGGCGCCCTGGGCTGCTCGCTGAGCGACGGGGCGGGCCTGCTACGACAGGCCTTCCTGGACCTCTCGGAGCCCGGCGAggcggggagcgcggggctggGCACCGCGACCGCGGGGATGGgcaccccgcccgcccccgcccccccgcccgctccggccgccgccgccgccgccgccgcccgggacCCGCTCTTCGAGTcgccccctggcggcggcggcgccgagccCGCCTCGCCCGCCGCCtcggagggtggtggtggtggcggcggcggcgggcgggtcCCCGCGCACCACCCGCACCTGCTGGAGGCCGCGGGCGGGCGCAAGGCGGGCGGCGGGTACCACCACTCCAGCGCCTTCCGACCGGTGGGAGGCAAGGAGGACTCGGAGAGCCTGGCCAAGCTGCACGGCGGcggcccgccccgctccgcctcgccgctgcagctcctgctgccgccgccgccgccgccgcccgaggAGGCGGGTTGCGAGCggcacccgctccccccgccgccgcatCCCCCCCACCGCCTCCTCTCGCCCGGCGGCACCAGCTGCAGCTTCGCCAGCGAGGacagcagcgaggaggaggatgaggatgaggaggaggacgaGCCCGAGGTGGACGTCGAGGGGCACAAGCCcctcgaggaggaggaggaggacgaggagggcGAGGAAGAGCCCCGCGGCGGAGACCCCTTGGCGGCCGGCGGCCGCTTCCCGCCAGCCCGGGGTCTGCCGGAGAAGGGTGGCCGGGAgcgccccgccgccggcccctTCCCCCGGCCGCCCGCTGAGGAGAAGCCCGGGGAGGGACCGGTCTCAGCGCAGCCACCGCCTcgggcgggcagcggcggcagcagcccGGCGAACCATCCCTCCCTGGAAGAGCAGCCCAGCTACAAAGAT aATCAGAAGAGCAAGGAGAATAATCAAGTCATCTTGCCTACAAAAGAGGACACCTTCTCAG ATAAGAACAAGGAGCATAATTTTTTCATGACAGATTCAGAGCCTTCAGGAGGAGACTTCTGGAGAGATATAGCAG gTGAACACACGCAAGAAACCAATTCACCTCATTCGCTGAAGAAGGATGTGGAGAACATGGGGAAAG AAGAACTCCAGAAGGTTTTGTTTGAACAGATCGACCTACGGAGGAGACTAGAACAGGAATTCCAGGTGTTGAAAGGGAACGCGTCTTTCCCAGTCTTCA ATAATTTTCAAGATCAGATGAAGCGGGAACTGGCATACAGAGAAGAAATGGTGCAGCAGCTACAAATT